In a single window of the Coffea eugenioides isolate CCC68of chromosome 3, Ceug_1.0, whole genome shotgun sequence genome:
- the LOC113767039 gene encoding 1-aminocyclopropane-1-carboxylate oxidase homolog — MEDGLTEIRDTNEPTYDRRRELEAFDRTKAGVKGLADSGITKVPRIFLHPPDETRNIPKSVNLQSAIPVIDLAGAGKAPILHKEIVDKVREACEKWGFFQVVNHGIPISTLEEMKAGVHRFFDQDFEIRRQWYTRDVKQRVVYNCNFDLFSAPTANWRDSIYCVMAPNPPDPQELPLACRDILIEFCKEVMKLGSTLFEILSESLGLDPNHLNSIGCGEGLASLCHYYPACPQPELTLGTSTHADSDFLTVLLQDHIRGLQVLHQNQWVEVPPIPGALVVNVGDLLQLISNDKFISVEHRVLANNVGARVSVACFFRNFDMSPSAKLYAPIEELLTEENPPKYRATTVKEYVSHFNNKGLDGTSALLHFKL; from the exons ATGGAGGATGGTCTAACTGAAATTAGGGATACAAACGAACCAACATATGATCGGCGGAGAGAGCTTGAAGCTTTTGATCGCACCAAGGCAGGTGTTAAAGGACTTGCTGATTCTGGGATCACCaaagttccaagaattttcCTTCATCCACCAGATGAAACTAGAAATATACCCAAATCTGTGAACCTCCAATCTGCTATTCCAGTGATAGACCTTGCTGGTGCGGGAAAAGCACCGATCTTGCATAAAGAGATAGTTGACAAGGTTCGAGAAGCATGCGAGAAATGGGGTTTCTTCCAAGTGGTTAACCATGGTATACCAATTAGTACTCTCGAGGAAATGAAAGCTGGAGTTCATAGGTTCTTTGATCAAGATTTTGAGATTAGAAGACAGTGGTATACTCGAGACGTCAAGCAAAGAGTGGTTTACAATTGcaattttgatttgtttagtGCACCAACAGCTAATTGGAGGGACAGTATTTATTGTGTTATGGCTCCTAATCCTCCAGACCCACAAGAATTGCCTCTGGCCTGCAG AGATATTCTGATAGAGTTCTGTAAAGAAGTCATGAAATTGGGATCTACTTTGTTTGAAATATTATCCGAGTCCCTTGGACTTGATCCCAATCACCTGAACAGTATTGGATGTGGTGAAGGCCTTGCTTCCCTGTGCCATTATTATCCTGCATGCCCTCAACCAGAGCTAACTTTAGGTACCAGTACGCATGCTGATAGTGACTTCCTGACAGTGCTGCTACAAGATCATATCAGAGGCCTGCAAGTCCTGCATCAGAACCAATGGGTTGAAGTTCCTCCAATTCCTGGAGCTCTAGTAGTAAATGTCGGAGATCTTCTCCAG CTCATATCAAATGACAAGTTTATCAGCGTAGAGCACAGAGTATTGGCAAATAACGTTGGGGCAAGAGTCTCAGTGGCATGCTTTTTCAGAAACTTTGATATGTCACCCTCTGCGAAGTTATATGCACCAATTGAGGAGCTACTAACAGAAGAGAATCCACCGAAGTATAGGGCAACTACTGTAAAAGAATATGTGAGCCACTTCAACAACAAAGGGCTTGATGGAACTTCTGCTTTGTTGCATTTCAAGCTCTAG
- the LOC113765074 gene encoding uncharacterized protein LOC113765074 produces MALISFVGRLLFVSVFVLSAYQEFSEFGVDGGPAAKALSPKFSAFSKHVTSQTGLHLPPLEMKHLVLGAILLKGLGSFLFVFGSSFGAYLLLLHQAIASPILYDFYNYDADKKEFAQLFVKFTQNLALLGALLFFIGMKNSMPRRSAKKKAPKTKTV; encoded by the exons ATGGCGTTGATTTCTTTCGTCGGAAGGCTTCTCTTCGTCTCTGTCTTCGTTCTCTCCGCTTACCAAGA GTTTTCTGAATTTGGCGTAGATGGTGGACCAGCAGCAAAGGCACTGAGCCCGAAGTTCAGTGCTTTCTCAAAGCATGTTACCAGCCAAACTGGGCTTCATTTGCCCCCTCTAGAA ATGAAACATTTAGTGTTGGGTGCTATACTCTTGAAGGGATTGGGAAGCTTTCTGTTTGTCTTTGGAAGCTCCTTTGGAGCTTATCTTCTG CTTTTGCATCAGGCAATTGCTTCCCCTATCTTGTATGACTTCTACAACTATGATGCTGACAAGAAAGAGTTTGCTCAACTATTTGTCAAGTTCACCCAG AATTTGGCTTTGCTGGGGGCACTTCTCTTCTTTATTGGCATGAAAAATTCAATGCCAAGGAGATCAGCAAAGAAGAAGGCTCCGAAGACAAAGACAGTTTGA
- the LOC113765799 gene encoding 1-aminocyclopropane-1-carboxylate oxidase homolog 1-like gives MAANSVAEVEAETTSQQNYDRISEIKAFDETRGGVKGLVDAGIKKVPRMFYSLPDDSVKASDNRKADVGIPVVALDDIDGDPIHRKKVVDIVREASEKWGFFQVVNHSIPVEVLEEMLDGVRRFYDQDTEVKKRWYTRDGSETVVYNSNFDLFSAPSANWRDTSYVNMAPKVPRADELPEACSDILIKYSEYIKKLGRSLFELLSEALGLKPNHLNDIGCSEGLAVLYHCYPACPEPELTLGATKHADYDFMTVLLQDHTGGLQILYENQWVDVPPVPGALVVNVGDLLQLISNDKFNSSQHRVLANRAGPRVSVACFFTTGLAPSSKRYGPIKELLSEDNPPRYRETTVRDYSLHYNAKGLGTTSALLDFRI, from the exons ATGGCAGCCAACAGCGTAGCTGAAGTTGAAGCTGAAACCACAAGCCAGCAGAACTACGACAGAATCAGTGAAATTAAAGCTTTTGATGAGACCAGAGGTGGGGTTAAAGGGCTAGTTGATGCAGGAATCAAGAAGGTTCCCAGGATGTTTTATTCCCTGCCTGATGACTCTGTCAAGGCTTCTGATAACAGAAAGGCTGATGTTGGTATTCCAGTGGTGGCCCTTGATGACATAGACGGAGATCCCATTCATCGCAAGAAGGTGGTTGACATTGTTAGAGAGGCATCAGAGAAATGGGGCTTCTTCCAAGTGGTAAATCATAGCATCCCAGTTGAGGTTTTGGAAGAAATGTTGGATGGTGTCAGGAGATTCTATGATCAAGATACTGAAGTCAAGAAACGGTGGTATACAAGGGATGGTTCAGAAACGGTAGTGTATAATAGCAATTTTGACTTGTTCAGTGCACCATCGGCTAACTGGAGGGATACCAGTTATGTGAATATGGCTCCAAAGGTTCCCAGGGCAGATGAATTGCCCGAGGCATGCAG TGATATTTTGATCAAGTATTCTGAGTACATCAAGAAGCTGGGTCGTTCTTTATTTGAACTACTGTCTGAGGCTCTTGGGCTCAAGCCAAACCACCTAAATGATATCGGCTGTTCAGAGGGGCTTGCTGTACTATACCATTGTTATCCAGCATGTCCAGAACCAGAACTTACCCTGGGAGCAACCAAACATGCTGACTATGATTTCATGACAGTACTACTGCAAGATCATACAGGAGGATTGCAAATTCTTTATGAGAACCAGTGGGTTGATGTTCCTCCTGTCCCAGGAGCTCTGGTGGTCAACGTTGGAGATCTTTTACAG ctgaTATCAAATGACAAGTTCAACAGCAGTCAACATAGAGTATTGGCAAACCGTGCTGGTCCAAGAGTATCTGTGGCATGTTTTTTCACAACTGGACTGGCACCATCATCAAAGAGATATGGACCAATTAAGGAGTTGTTATCAGAAGACAATCCCCCAAGGTACCGCGAAACTACAGTGAGAGACTATTCGCTTCACTACAATGCAAAAGGACTCGGCACAACTTCAGCCCTGTTGGACTTCAGGATTTGA